TCCTGGTATCCCTCATGCAGATGAGAAGAATGAAGGATACCCCTTCCCGCACAGGGGAAGAGGCTGTTAAAAGGAAAGAGCAGACACCGCTGTATAAGATCCCGCTGGTCTGGTGGATCGCGGGAATGTTCGGCGGACAGTCCTGTGTCTTTTATATGATGGTCACCTGGCTGCCGACTATAGCCACAGACCGGGGGATTTCTGCCATGGCCGCAGGGGTCCTTGCAACGGTTTTTTCCGTATCTGCCATTCCTGCCAATTTTGGAATCCCTTTACTGGCGGGCCGCTGCAAAAATCAAAGCAGGCTGGCGGCAGGCATAGCCGGTCTGGGCGTAATAGGCTTGCTGGGAATCCTGCTGGCTAAATCGCTGGCCGTGCTGTTTGTCAGTGCGGCTGTTGTGGCTTTGAGTCTGGGAGGAACCTTTAGCTTAAGCCTTGTCTTATTTGGCATGAGGACTTCCGACGGGGTACAGGCGGCTCGGCTGTCCGGTTTTGCTCAGAGTGCGGGCTATGTGATGGCGGCGGTAGGCCCTGCCTTGGCGGGGGCGGTTTATGACCTGTGGGGAGATTGGAATTTTCCCGTTCTTCTGGCTGTTTTTATCATGATATTTGACTTGATTGCGGCATATATAGCAGGTCAGGATCGGCAGATTTAAGGCGCCCTTGGTTCAATCCGGCTTTAACCAAATTTTGGGGGATCTTTTTAAATGTAGTTTTTTGTAAAAATATCTTGCTAATGGGTCAGGCATTTGATATAATGTAAAGGCTGTAGTTACAGCAATAATGCGGAGGCCGCGGGGCCAAGAGCAAAGGAGAGGTGCATAGCATGAAGGAAGGAATCCATCCAGATTATAAGGAATGTAAAGTTACTTGCGCATGCGGCAACACGTTCATGACAAAGTCAAATAAAGAAGAGATCCGAGTTGAAGTTTGTTCAGCTTGTCATCCGTTCTTTACAGGACAGCAGAAGTTCATTAACCGTGGCGGTCGTGTTGAAAAGTTCAAGACAAAGTATCACATCGACTAATTCAAGAAGTAGCTTTAAATTAACTGGAAATATCAATTTCCAGTTTTTTTTTACTATAAATTATGTTATACTAAATAGTTAGTATGGAGGGAACTGGGCATTTTGCCAAAACAGTTCCGATCGGCATGGAGAGATATAACCAAAAATTAAGGAGAACGATAGATGTTTGATAAATTGGATTTCATATTAGAAAAGTATGAAGAGCTTTCTTTGAAGGTTTCAGACCCGGAGGTCATTAATAACCAGCCGGTGTGGCAGAAACACATCAAGGAAATGGGTGAGATGGAACCCATTGTAAATAAGTATAGGGAATATAAAAAAGCAAAAGAAGATCTGCAGGATGCTAAAGAAATGCTGGAGGAAAACGATGAGGAACTCCGGGAAATGGCTAAAATGGAGATCAGTGAACTGGAATCTGCCATTGAAAGCATTTCAGAGGAGCTGAAGATCCTGCTCCTTCCGAAAGATCCCAATGATGACAGAAACGTCATTTTGGAAGTGAGAGCCGGAACCGGCGGAGACGAAGCCGCGTTGTTCGGTGCGGATCTTTTAAGAATGTATACGAGATATGCAGAGCGGAGAGGTTGGAAAACCGAGCTTCTGGAGCTGAACGATACGGGTATCGGCGGCGTTAAGGAAGCGGTCATGCTGGTCAAAGGAAAGGGAGCTTACAGCCGATTGAAATATGAAAGCGGTGCGCACCGGGTTCAGCGTGTGCCGGAAACCGAATCCTCCGGGCGAATTCACACCTCGGCTGCCACCGTTGCCGTGCTTCCGGAAGTGGATGACGTAGAGGTTGAAATCAATCCCAACGATGTTCGCGTAGATGTGTACCGGGCATCAGGAAACGGCGGACAGTGTGTAAATACTACCGATTCAGCCGTAAGACTGACCCACATTCCTACCGGCTTGGTGGTGACTTGTCAGGATGAAAAATCCCAGATAAAAAATAAAGAAAAAGCGTTTAAAGTTCTGCGTTCCAGATTATATGACCTGATGCAGCAGGAACAAAATAAAGAGATTGCAGATCAGAGAAAGAGTCAGGTCGGAAGCGGCGACCGCAGTGAAAGAATCCGAACCTATAACTTTCCACAGGGAAGGGTATCCGATCACCGAATCAATATGACCATTTATAAACTGGATTATTTTCTGGATGGAGATTTAGATGAAATTATTGACGGATTGATCACCAGCGACCAGGCGGAGAAGATGAAAAACTTCTAAAGAGCGGTCGGGCTTGCGGGAATCGATAAAGGATAAAACACAAATACACGAATCATAGAAGAGATAGAACGAATGGAAACCAAACTTTTAGAAATCACAACTGAAAATATGGAGCAGGCGGCGAGGATGATCGCAGACGGAAAGCTGGTTGCTTTTCCCACGGAGACCGTATATGGTCTGGGAGCGGATGCCATGAACGGCGAAGCAGTGGGAAAGGTGTATGCCGCGAAGGGAAGGCCCAGCGACAACCCGATGATTGTTCACATTGCAGACAAAAAGGATTTAGCCCGTTTGACACCGGTGGTAACGGAGGTCATGAAAGCATTGATGGAAGCTTTCTGGCCGGGACCGCTGACGATGATTGTGAATAAGCTGCCGGGTATCCCGGATGCCACTACGGGGGGGCTGGATACGGTGGGCATCCGAATGCCTTCCGACGAAACAGCCAGAGCGCTTATTCGTCAATCCGGATGTCCGATTGCCGCGCCCAGTGCCAATATATCGGGAAGACCCAGCCCTACTACGGCTCAGCATGTAGTGACGGATCTGGCCGGAAAAATTGATGCCATTTTGATGGGAGACGAATGTCAAGTTGGCATAGAGTCTACCGTGGTGGATGTGACCGGTGAGAACCCCATGATTCTGAGACCGGGGATTATTACAAGGGGAGAGCTTGAGAATGCAGTAGTAAAAATCGGGAAGAAAGTGGAATTGGATCCCGCCCTGCTGGTAAACAGGCCCAGAGACGTTTCTGAACCAGATTTTAAACCAAAGGCTCCCGGCATGAAATATAAGCATTACGCCCCAAAAGCTGAGATGTTGATCATTTCCGGGGAAATAGCTAAGGTTAAGACAGAAATAGACAGGCTGAAATCGGAGAATGAAGCAAAAGGTAAAAAAGTAGGCGTGATTTTATTTGAAAAGGATCAATCCCGGGAAGCGGCCCACGACTTTTTTGCCAGGCTTCGTGAATTTGATGAACAGAAGGCGGATCTTATTTTAGCGGGTGCCTTGGATCCCAATGATGGGGTAGGCTTTGCAGTCATGAATAGAATGCTGAAATCAGCAGGCTATCATATAATAAATGTATAAAAGATGTATGGATTTGTAAAAGAAAGGGAAAAAATATGAAAATAGCACTGGCCAGCGATCATGGTGGCTTCGAACTAAAAGAAACGATTAAAAAGTATTTGGAAGAGCTGGGAGTGGAAGTTCTCGATCTGGGAACGCACACGACGGAATCCGTAGACTATCCGAATTATGGAAAAATCTGCGGTGAAGCGGTGGTTTCAGGAAAAGCGGACAGGGGTATCGTTTTCTGCGGTACAGGTATCGGCATTTCCATTGCGGCAAATAAGGTAAAAGGGGTACGGTGTGCCCTGTGTACCGACGTTAGCATGGCAGAAATGGCGAGAAAGCATAATGACGCCAATCTTCTCGCTTTGGGCGGAAGAACCACGGACACCGAAACAGCCAGAGCCATTACAAAGGTGTGGCTGGAGACAGCGTTCGAGGGCGGCAGGCATCAGCGCCGTGTAGATATGTTGGACAACATGTAAAATACAAAATTTAATAATAAAACAAACGCAGGCAAAGCAAGGGAGGAAATAATAAATGGGTAAAGTATATGTATTTGATCATCCGTTAATTCAGCACAAGACAGCAATGATTCGAAAGGCAGACACAAGTGTAAAGGATTTCAGAGAAATGGTGAGAGAAATTTCCATGCTGATGGGATATGAAGCTACCAGAAATCTTCCGCTGGAAGAAGTTGAAATCGAAACACCGATGTGCAAGACCACGATGAAAATGCTTCAGGGAGAAGATATTGCAATTGTTCCGATCCTGAGAGCAGGTCTTGGCATGGTAGATGGAATGCTGGCCCTTGTTCCGAATGCAAAGGTAGGACATGTGGGACTGTACAGAGACCCGGAAACCCATATCCCTGTTGAATATTACTGTAAGCTGCCGACAGATATTGCCAAAAGGCAGGTATTCGTAGTGGATCCGATGCTTGCTACAGGCGGAAGTGCCATTGCGGCGATTGATTTTATTAAGGCCAAGGGCGCAAAAGACATTATCTTTATGTGCCTGATTGCTTCACCGGAAGGAATTGAGGCATTACA
This region of Aminipila luticellarii genomic DNA includes:
- the upp gene encoding uracil phosphoribosyltransferase yields the protein MGKVYVFDHPLIQHKTAMIRKADTSVKDFREMVREISMLMGYEATRNLPLEEVEIETPMCKTTMKMLQGEDIAIVPILRAGLGMVDGMLALVPNAKVGHVGLYRDPETHIPVEYYCKLPTDIAKRQVFVVDPMLATGGSAIAAIDFIKAKGAKDIIFMCLIASPEGIEALQKAHPDVDIFIAAKDEKLNENAYIIPGLGDAGDRLYGTK
- the rpmE gene encoding 50S ribosomal protein L31 produces the protein MKEGIHPDYKECKVTCACGNTFMTKSNKEEIRVEVCSACHPFFTGQQKFINRGGRVEKFKTKYHID
- the rpiB gene encoding ribose 5-phosphate isomerase B, producing the protein MKIALASDHGGFELKETIKKYLEELGVEVLDLGTHTTESVDYPNYGKICGEAVVSGKADRGIVFCGTGIGISIAANKVKGVRCALCTDVSMAEMARKHNDANLLALGGRTTDTETARAITKVWLETAFEGGRHQRRVDMLDNM
- a CDS encoding MFS transporter — translated: MNAIKQNRVLMAVVIITTAVCLRAPITSVGSILYCIVEDLKLSSTVAGSITTIPLIVIALLSPCVSKISERTGVNQSLLLGMGILLTGILLRSFGGIIGLIVGTALVGAGIAFGNVLIPAIIKSFFPDKIGTMTGMFTTTMSICSGIGAGISVPLAVTWGWGWRLTFCIWAVAALAAILVSLMQMRRMKDTPSRTGEEAVKRKEQTPLYKIPLVWWIAGMFGGQSCVFYMMVTWLPTIATDRGISAMAAGVLATVFSVSAIPANFGIPLLAGRCKNQSRLAAGIAGLGVIGLLGILLAKSLAVLFVSAAVVALSLGGTFSLSLVLFGMRTSDGVQAARLSGFAQSAGYVMAAVGPALAGAVYDLWGDWNFPVLLAVFIMIFDLIAAYIAGQDRQI
- the prfA gene encoding peptide chain release factor 1, coding for MFDKLDFILEKYEELSLKVSDPEVINNQPVWQKHIKEMGEMEPIVNKYREYKKAKEDLQDAKEMLEENDEELREMAKMEISELESAIESISEELKILLLPKDPNDDRNVILEVRAGTGGDEAALFGADLLRMYTRYAERRGWKTELLELNDTGIGGVKEAVMLVKGKGAYSRLKYESGAHRVQRVPETESSGRIHTSAATVAVLPEVDDVEVEINPNDVRVDVYRASGNGGQCVNTTDSAVRLTHIPTGLVVTCQDEKSQIKNKEKAFKVLRSRLYDLMQQEQNKEIADQRKSQVGSGDRSERIRTYNFPQGRVSDHRINMTIYKLDYFLDGDLDEIIDGLITSDQAEKMKNF
- a CDS encoding L-threonylcarbamoyladenylate synthase, translating into METKLLEITTENMEQAARMIADGKLVAFPTETVYGLGADAMNGEAVGKVYAAKGRPSDNPMIVHIADKKDLARLTPVVTEVMKALMEAFWPGPLTMIVNKLPGIPDATTGGLDTVGIRMPSDETARALIRQSGCPIAAPSANISGRPSPTTAQHVVTDLAGKIDAILMGDECQVGIESTVVDVTGENPMILRPGIITRGELENAVVKIGKKVELDPALLVNRPRDVSEPDFKPKAPGMKYKHYAPKAEMLIISGEIAKVKTEIDRLKSENEAKGKKVGVILFEKDQSREAAHDFFARLREFDEQKADLILAGALDPNDGVGFAVMNRMLKSAGYHIINV